One Pectinophora gossypiella chromosome 21, ilPecGoss1.1, whole genome shotgun sequence genomic region harbors:
- the LOC126376569 gene encoding solute carrier family 2, facilitated glucose transporter member 8-like: MLALLPGWFVRIKDGALVNQFLMAIMVTIPVLNFGMLMGWQSPMTPLLQSKDGPAPEPISDETISWMASLTFLPPVFCGFLVGDLADRWGRKITTMITSLMLVTSWSITLFSLRPWALITSRIISGLACAGCYVVTPLYLKEIASDNIRGALGSLFILSQNLGYLVVYIAGDMLSFAAVMWLCTAIPVIHLLAFLPMPETPVFLVKQGKLKEARATLAWLRNTSVDDKNLEEAVQQLEREEEFSKSMQKATWKSIVQDKTTFKAFRIAVNVMLSQETCGYLVVLMYAGSIFDEAGRSIGLKLSPNKQTIIVGAIQLLGSIVASCIVEQTGRKWLLAGTSLATGLSMLALGGWFYITSYDIWLPGWVPVFAMCLCIFADAAGYQPVPYVIVSELFSFQHRGMVTSFVSSIDGLSDFLQTKAYNPLLNLLGIHWVFIMFSIVCFLGTFYTVMWVPETKDRTVEEIYALLEDGRTKEKRKDVENGKEVSRL; encoded by the exons TCACAATACCAGTATTAAACTTCGGCATGCTGATGGGCTGGCAGTCGCCGATGACTCCGTTACTCCAGTCCAAGGACGGTCCGGCGCCGGAGCCCATCAGCGATGAGACCATATCCTGGATGGCGTCTCTCACCTTCCTGCCGCCTGTGTTCTGCGGGTTCTTAGTGGGGGACCTCGCCGACAGGTGGGGCCGGAAGATCACCACTATGATCACCAGTCTTATGCTTGTG ACGAGCTGGTCTATCACGCTGTTCTCGTTGCGGCCGTGGGCGCTGATCACCTCGCGCATTATCTCCGGGCTCGCCTGCGCAGGGTGCTACGTTGTCACACCGCTCTATCTTAAAGAG ATAGCGTCGGACAACATCAGAGGAGCCCTAGGTTCCCTCTTCATCCTGTCTCAGAACCTGGGTTACCTGGTGGTCTACATCGCGGGAGATATGCTGTCCTTCGCGGCTGTCATGTGGCTATGCACGGCCATACCAGTCATACACCTGCTAGCGTTTCTGCCCATGCCTGAGACGCCTGTATTTCTAGTCAAGCAGGGGAAATTGAAG GAGGCTCGAGCAACACTGGCATGGCTCCGCAACACTTCAGTGGACGACAAGAACCTGGAGGAGGCGGTGCAGCAGCTCGAGCGGGAGGAGGAGTTCTCCAAGTCCATGCAGAAGGCCACATGGAAGAGCATCG TGCAAGACAAGACGACCTTCAAAGCGTTCAGGATAGCAGTCAACGTAATGTTGTCACAGGAGACGTGCGGGTACCTGGTGGTGCTGATGTATGCTGGTTCCATCTTCGACGAGGCGGGCAGGTCTATAGGCTTGAAGCTCAGCCCGAACAAACAGACCATTATAGTTGGAGCTATACAACTGCTCGGTTCTATTGTTGCTAGTTGCATCGTGGAGCAGACTGGACGCAAG TGGCTCCTGGCGGGAACATCTCTGGCGACAGGTCTCTCCATGCTGGCCCTGGGCGGCTGGTTCTACATTACGTCGTACGACATCTGGCTGCCGGGCTGGGTGCCGGTGTTCGCGATGTGTCTGTGCATCTTCGCCGACGCTGCCGGGTACCAGCCCGTGCCTTACGTCATCGTTTCCGAGCTGTTCTCATTCCAG CACCGTGGCATGGTGACATCATTCGTCAGCTCGATCGACGGGCTCAGCGATTTCCTCCAAACGAAAGCTTACAACCCACTGCTCAACCTTCTTGGGATCCACTGGGTTTTCATCATGTTCTCCATCGTATGCTTCCTCGGCACCTTCTACACAGTCATGTGGGTGCCAGAGACGAAAGACAGGACAGTAGAAGAGATCTACGCTCTTCTAGAAGACGGCAGGACGAAGGAGAAGAGGAAAGATGTCGAGAACGGTAAAGAAGTAAGCAGATTATGA